Genomic segment of Blastocatellia bacterium:
GTTCAATCCATCAAACTCAATCGCGTGGCTATCAAAGGGCCGGTCACAACGCCTGTGGCCGGCGGCTACACCAGCGTGAATGTGCGGCTGCGCAAAGAGCTTGACCTCTATGCCAGCGTTCGTCCCATTCGTAACCTGCCGGGCGTCCAGACGAAGTTTGAAAACGTAGACCTCATCGTCATTCGTGAAAACACCGAGGACCTTTATTCCGGCTTGGAGCACATCGTCGTGCCGGGCGTGGTCGAATCGTTGAAAATCATCACCGAAAAGGCTTCCACGCGCATCGCCCGTTATGCCTTCGAGTTGGCTCGGCGTGAAGGGCGCAAGAAAGTCACCGCTGTTCACAAAGCCAACATCATGAAACTCTCCGACGGCCTCTTCCTCGATTGTTTTCATCGCGTCTCGCGTGAATTTCCTGACATTGACGCCGATGACAAGATCGTTGATAACGCCTGCATGCAACTGGTGATGAATCCCCAACAGTTTGATGTGCTGCTGCTGGAGAATCTTTATGGCGACATCATCTCGGACTTGGCGGCGGGACTGGTTGGCGGTCTTGGCGTGACGCCTGGGGCCAACATCGGCACAGACGTGGCTGTGTTTGAAGCCGTACACGGCACGGCGCCGGATATTGCCGGCAAGAACCTAGCCAATCCCACGGCGCTCATTCTCTCAGCCATTATGATGCTCCAGCACCTGAATGAACGCGAGGCGGCTGACCGCATCCGACAAGCGCTCGAACGGGTGCTCTCGCGCGGCGAGGTCCGCACACGCGATCTCGGCGGTCACGCCACAACCACCGAATACACCAACGCAATCATCAACGAACTGTGATGACAGAGCCGGCCTACACCGCAGAGCACGCGCAGCTCTATCCGTCCGAATACTTGCGAGGCATTGAGCTGTTTAACGCCGGTCACTACTACGAATGCCATGAGGTGCTGGAAGACATCTGGGTAACCGCCTGCGGTCAGGAGAAACTCTTTTATCAAGGACT
This window contains:
- a CDS encoding isocitrate dehydrogenase (NAD(+)), which gives rise to MKHKVTLIPGEGIGPEVAAAMVRVVEATGVQIEWEEFIAGVEAANRFGDPLPSHIVQSIKLNRVAIKGPVTTPVAGGYTSVNVRLRKELDLYASVRPIRNLPGVQTKFENVDLIVIRENTEDLYSGLEHIVVPGVVESLKIITEKASTRIARYAFELARREGRKKVTAVHKANIMKLSDGLFLDCFHRVSREFPDIDADDKIVDNACMQLVMNPQQFDVLLLENLYGDIISDLAAGLVGGLGVTPGANIGTDVAVFEAVHGTAPDIAGKNLANPTALILSAIMMLQHLNEREAADRIRQALERVLSRGEVRTRDLGGHATTTEYTNAIINEL